The following proteins are co-located in the Trichormus variabilis 0441 genome:
- a CDS encoding NfeD family protein → MPISTLIWLLAGAVLCLTELFLPSAFIAFMMGISALMVALLSQLGLALWLQVVAWLFLSTVLIVLSRRFLQPRQRKSKIQDAITAETLTEILPGQAGRVLYEGNSWRAKCDDEQITIAPHQRVYVVRREGTTLVVMPENLLHF, encoded by the coding sequence ATGCCAATATCTACCTTAATTTGGCTACTGGCTGGAGCAGTTCTCTGCTTAACAGAATTGTTCTTACCATCGGCGTTTATCGCTTTCATGATGGGAATTAGCGCCTTAATGGTGGCGTTACTATCTCAATTGGGGTTAGCTTTATGGCTGCAAGTTGTGGCTTGGTTGTTTCTTTCTACCGTCTTGATTGTACTTTCCCGTCGATTTTTGCAACCACGACAACGTAAGTCAAAAATTCAAGATGCGATTACGGCAGAAACCTTAACAGAAATTCTTCCCGGACAAGCAGGACGAGTATTATACGAGGGAAATTCTTGGCGGGCAAAGTGCGATGACGAGCAAATCACTATCGCCCCGCACCAAAGGGTTTATGTAGTCAGGAGGGAAGGCACTACTTTAGTGGTGATGCCAGAAAATCTGCTGCATTTTTAG
- a CDS encoding SPFH domain-containing protein → MEQLFLLIALALGGSAVAGSVKVINQGNEVLVERLGSYHKKLGPGLNLVLPFIDKAVYKETIREKVLDIPPQKCITRDNVGIEVDAVVYWRIVDMEKAWYKVENLHSAMVNLVLTQIRSEMGQLELDQTFTARSQINELLLRDLDIATDPWGVKVTRVELRDIIPSQAVRESMELQMSAERRRRAAILNSEGEREAAVNSAKGKAEAQILDAEARQKSVILQAEAEQKAIVLKAQAERQQQVLRAQAIAESAEILAQKINSNGTAEQALEVLLALGYLDMGATIGKSDSSKVMFMDPRAIPATLEGIRSIVSDSQSSVVNGQ, encoded by the coding sequence ATGGAACAGTTATTTTTATTGATTGCTTTAGCGCTCGGTGGTTCTGCCGTTGCGGGATCTGTGAAGGTGATTAATCAAGGTAATGAAGTTTTAGTAGAAAGATTAGGTAGCTACCACAAAAAGCTAGGCCCTGGACTAAATCTCGTCCTTCCTTTTATTGATAAAGCCGTCTACAAAGAAACTATCCGCGAAAAGGTTTTAGATATTCCGCCCCAAAAATGTATTACCCGTGACAACGTAGGGATTGAAGTAGACGCAGTGGTTTACTGGCGGATTGTCGATATGGAAAAGGCTTGGTACAAAGTAGAAAATCTCCACTCGGCGATGGTGAACTTGGTACTGACTCAAATTCGCTCGGAAATGGGACAGTTGGAGTTAGATCAAACCTTTACGGCTCGTTCCCAAATTAATGAACTTTTATTGCGGGATTTGGATATTGCCACTGATCCTTGGGGTGTAAAAGTCACAAGGGTAGAACTGCGAGATATTATTCCTTCGCAAGCTGTACGGGAATCGATGGAATTGCAAATGTCAGCAGAACGACGCAGAAGGGCAGCGATTTTAAATTCTGAGGGTGAACGGGAAGCAGCCGTTAACTCTGCCAAAGGTAAAGCCGAAGCCCAAATATTAGATGCGGAAGCCAGGCAAAAGTCGGTAATATTACAAGCAGAAGCTGAACAAAAAGCGATCGTTCTCAAAGCACAAGCTGAACGTCAGCAACAAGTTCTCAGAGCTCAGGCTATTGCCGAATCAGCAGAAATTCTTGCCCAGAAAATCAATTCCAACGGTACTGCTGAACAAGCCCTAGAGGTGTTATTAGCTTTGGGTTATCTCGATATGGGCGCAACCATCGGTAAGAGCGATAGTAGCAAAGTCATGTTTATGGACCCCCGCGCTATTCCCGCGACTTTAGAGGGTATTCGCTCGATTGTTTCGGATAGTCAGTCTTCAGTGGTCAATGGTCAATAG
- a CDS encoding PP2C family protein-serine/threonine phosphatase, protein MLSIERIIYCINKNCDNPINFAGERVCASCQTPLVHRYLWATGSLATEIPLGTKVSDRYEVIERQVWLDTRPGLLPEVPQELPPDVIPYLRLYPERSHLPQVYGFVTSSPEGADNTLLLENVPIDEEGNIYPTIIDAWEKAKPVRQVYWLWQILQLWTPLLELGLAHNLLRADNLRVQGWCVRLLDLNAKTPTEQPNLKDLSDSWQPLLELTTTSVTSKLQNIIQQMANSEVELETIATQLNALLLAVAGELPLTLTIAGATDAGPQLKQNEDTCYPNTAVDSHELLVPNLAIVCDGIGGHQGGEVASQLAVQSLKLQIRALFTEVAAQPEIVPPTLLQEQLEASLRVANNLINSRNDEQKRQGRERMATTLVMAVQVPQRVLTTSEWQSDNGHELYLANVGDSRAYWITCEYCQQLTVDDDIVTREVRSARSLYRQALQRQDANALTQALGNRDAESLRLAIKRFIIDEDGILLLCSDGLSDNNWVENSWQDYAVPVLTGQMTVEDAAHHWINLANEKNGHDNTSVVLTLCRVSKEYLVPITPTPPLVEIPEPEIAELERYPEESILTESSQALLDLELPDEPSPAPIKQPNRRQPLLLVGGLLALLIGGTGIGLFAWWQLSPQSFQQMCQKLPPSLQQYCSPRGR, encoded by the coding sequence ATGCTTTCTATCGAACGGATAATTTATTGCATAAATAAAAACTGTGATAATCCGATTAATTTTGCGGGAGAACGTGTTTGCGCTAGTTGTCAAACGCCTTTAGTTCACCGCTATCTTTGGGCTACTGGCTCATTAGCAACCGAGATTCCACTAGGTACAAAAGTATCAGATAGGTATGAGGTAATAGAACGCCAGGTTTGGCTGGACACTCGGCCGGGATTGCTTCCAGAGGTACCTCAAGAATTGCCGCCGGATGTTATTCCTTATCTTCGCTTATATCCAGAGCGATCGCATCTCCCCCAAGTCTATGGTTTTGTTACCTCTTCACCAGAAGGCGCAGACAATACCCTGTTACTAGAAAATGTCCCCATAGATGAGGAAGGAAATATTTATCCAACTATCATCGATGCCTGGGAAAAAGCCAAACCAGTCAGACAAGTTTACTGGTTATGGCAGATTCTCCAACTGTGGACACCTTTACTGGAGTTAGGACTAGCTCACAACTTGCTGAGAGCAGACAATTTACGTGTCCAAGGCTGGTGTGTGCGACTGTTAGACCTTAACGCCAAAACACCCACAGAACAGCCTAATTTAAAAGATTTGAGCGATTCTTGGCAGCCTCTACTAGAGTTGACAACAACTTCCGTTACGTCAAAGTTGCAGAATATCATCCAGCAGATGGCTAACTCAGAAGTAGAGTTAGAAACTATTGCGACTCAACTTAATGCTTTATTACTCGCCGTCGCCGGAGAATTGCCATTAACTTTAACCATAGCAGGGGCGACAGATGCAGGCCCCCAACTCAAACAAAATGAAGATACTTGCTATCCCAATACTGCTGTTGACTCCCATGAATTATTAGTACCAAATTTGGCGATCGTTTGTGATGGCATCGGCGGACATCAAGGGGGTGAAGTCGCCAGCCAATTAGCAGTGCAGTCTCTAAAATTGCAAATTCGGGCTTTATTCACCGAAGTAGCCGCACAGCCAGAAATTGTCCCACCAACTTTGTTACAGGAACAACTAGAAGCTAGCCTGCGTGTGGCTAACAACCTCATTAATTCCCGTAATGATGAACAAAAGCGCCAAGGTAGAGAACGCATGGCCACAACCCTGGTGATGGCAGTACAAGTACCGCAACGAGTATTAACTACATCTGAGTGGCAATCAGATAATGGCCATGAGCTTTATTTGGCTAATGTGGGTGATAGCCGTGCTTATTGGATCACTTGTGAATATTGCCAACAGCTGACAGTAGACGATGATATAGTCACTAGGGAAGTCCGTTCTGCCCGGAGTTTGTATCGGCAGGCACTCCAGCGACAAGATGCCAATGCTTTAACTCAAGCCTTGGGAAACAGAGATGCTGAATCTTTACGGTTGGCGATTAAGCGATTCATCATCGATGAAGATGGGATTTTATTATTATGTTCTGATGGGTTAAGTGATAATAACTGGGTAGAAAATTCTTGGCAAGATTACGCTGTACCAGTATTAACTGGTCAAATGACTGTTGAAGATGCTGCCCACCATTGGATTAATCTAGCCAATGAGAAAAATGGCCATGATAATACTTCTGTTGTGCTGACTCTTTGCCGTGTTTCTAAAGAATATTTAGTGCCAATCACACCAACGCCGCCACTGGTAGAGATTCCAGAACCAGAAATAGCAGAACTGGAAAGATACCCAGAAGAATCTATCTTGACGGAAAGTTCTCAAGCATTGCTGGATTTGGAACTTCCAGATGAACCCAGCCCAGCCCCAATTAAACAACCAAACCGCCGTCAACCTTTATTATTGGTTGGGGGATTATTGGCGTTACTAATAGGAGGTACAGGTATAGGATTATTTGCTTGGTGGCAACTTAGTCCCCAATCATTTCAGCAGATGTGTCAGAAACTACCCCCATCATTGCAGCAATATTGTTCACCCAGGGGTAGATGA
- a CDS encoding ferredoxin-thioredoxin reductase variable chain, which yields MAVEILVEKGVNVVMKVGDRVRVKESVVVYHHPEHRGKAFDLKGSEGEIVEIVTQWQGRPVSANLPFLIQFSKKFKAHLRENELEVI from the coding sequence ATGGCCGTGGAGATACTTGTTGAAAAAGGTGTGAATGTTGTTATGAAAGTTGGCGATCGCGTCCGTGTCAAAGAATCGGTAGTAGTTTACCATCATCCTGAACATCGCGGTAAAGCTTTTGACCTCAAAGGCTCAGAAGGCGAAATTGTGGAGATTGTCACCCAATGGCAAGGTAGACCTGTTAGTGCTAATTTACCTTTTCTCATCCAGTTTAGTAAAAAATTTAAAGCTCACCTACGGGAAAATGAGTTAGAAGTTATCTAA
- the purQ gene encoding phosphoribosylformylglycinamidine synthase subunit PurQ, with amino-acid sequence MKFGVVVFPGSNCDRDVAYVTRDLLGQPTRMVWHQDTDIADLDVVIIPGGFSYGDYLRCGAIARFSPVMQQVVEHAQKGKLVLGICNGFQVLTEAGLLPGALARNRDLHFICDRVPLTVESTNSLWTQAYNPGEVITLPIAHGEGRFYADEATLSEIEDNGQVLFRYAGENPNGSLNNIAGICDRQGNVLGMMPHPERASDPVLGGSDGLKLFQGLLEKVVALA; translated from the coding sequence ATGAAATTTGGCGTTGTTGTATTTCCTGGTTCTAATTGCGATCGCGATGTTGCCTATGTCACTAGAGACCTACTAGGACAGCCAACTCGGATGGTTTGGCATCAAGACACTGATATTGCTGATTTGGATGTGGTGATTATTCCCGGTGGATTTAGTTATGGTGACTATTTACGCTGTGGGGCGATCGCTCGGTTCTCCCCTGTGATGCAGCAGGTGGTGGAACACGCCCAGAAAGGTAAGTTGGTTTTGGGTATTTGTAATGGTTTTCAGGTCTTAACGGAAGCCGGACTGTTACCCGGTGCATTGGCGAGAAATCGAGATTTGCATTTTATTTGCGATCGCGTCCCTCTCACCGTTGAGAGTACCAATAGCCTTTGGACTCAAGCTTACAACCCTGGCGAAGTCATCACTCTGCCAATTGCCCACGGAGAAGGCAGATTTTATGCTGATGAGGCAACTTTATCTGAGATTGAAGATAATGGGCAGGTGCTGTTCCGTTATGCGGGTGAAAATCCCAACGGTTCTCTGAATAATATAGCCGGGATTTGCGATCGCCAAGGCAATGTTTTAGGCATGATGCCTCACCCTGAAAGGGCTTCTGACCCTGTGCTTGGTGGTAGCGATGGATTAAAGTTATTCCAAGGGTTGCTTGAGAAGGTGGTGGCGTTGGCATAA
- a CDS encoding Fur family transcriptional regulator — MRAIRTRSQERILSLLQTIKQGISAQDIYVELRNRNQSMGLATVYRSLEALKLEGLVQVRTLPNGEALYSLAQQDKHHLTCLQCGVSIPIHQCPVHNLEDQLETDHKFKIFYHTLEFFGLCGKCQMNHASEISH; from the coding sequence ATGAGAGCCATACGCACCCGCAGTCAAGAGCGCATTTTAAGCCTGTTGCAAACCATTAAACAAGGTATTTCTGCCCAGGATATTTATGTAGAACTCCGTAATCGCAATCAGAGTATGGGCTTAGCAACAGTTTATCGTTCCTTGGAAGCCTTAAAACTAGAAGGCTTGGTGCAGGTACGGACTTTACCCAATGGCGAAGCTCTCTACAGCCTCGCGCAGCAAGATAAACACCACCTTACGTGCCTGCAATGTGGTGTATCTATTCCTATTCATCAATGCCCTGTCCACAACTTAGAAGACCAGTTAGAAACTGACCATAAGTTTAAAATTTTCTACCACACTCTGGAGTTTTTCGGTTTGTGTGGTAAGTGCCAAATGAATCACGCGAGTGAAATTAGTCACTAG
- the purS gene encoding phosphoribosylformylglycinamidine synthase subunit PurS translates to MQTKYLAKIFVTLRPSVLDPAGVAVQSGLQQMGYDNVDHVRIGKYIELNITTSDEAKARQDLDRICDQMLSNPVIENYRFDLIEVETQTGVF, encoded by the coding sequence GTGCAAACTAAGTATCTAGCCAAAATTTTCGTGACACTTCGTCCTTCCGTTTTAGACCCAGCTGGTGTGGCTGTACAATCTGGCCTCCAGCAAATGGGATACGATAACGTTGATCATGTACGGATTGGTAAGTACATTGAACTCAACATTACTACTTCTGATGAAGCAAAAGCGCGTCAAGACTTAGACCGCATCTGTGACCAAATGTTATCTAATCCAGTAATTGAAAATTACCGCTTTGATTTGATCGAAGTCGAAACCCAGACCGGAGTATTTTAG